The following are from one region of the Paenibacillus sabinae T27 genome:
- a CDS encoding stalk domain-containing protein: MEESLQTWRDMMINLRKKWINAASFLLLAATLLGTSAPGVSAAAKQTPQPETFGIVALGDSVSAGYEPGMTISSTPYGYAERLLEQAWFHGKRAELGNYGILGLKTAGLRQLTAAIKDGTAITADSIQPGIADPRLPSFAAKAEQTKADIAAAKLITITIGGNDVSSLLQQAKDLSDADLQARVQELLAAYTDNVTAALENLRAINPNATIIIADQYQPVPQLYAGQSYAKLMSAAASFTQATDRLAASVTLPGAPVLVAHAASRFAGQEGSLTHIIADSDFHPTQLGYETIAKAFTEEVWGDYRVPASFLTPSASQRPMTIVVNSQELNTPNKPVVRSGQNFLALADVLKAMGAGGKWDNKTSSATIVYGGRTVVITIGSKTILADGRKIVIDTPAFLQKNGKEAKTYLPLAALASGLGFDVEYSAQLRTAFINP, translated from the coding sequence ATGGAAGAATCATTGCAGACTTGGAGGGATATGATGATCAATTTGCGGAAAAAATGGATAAACGCCGCCAGCTTCCTGCTGCTCGCAGCCACCCTGCTGGGCACCTCTGCCCCGGGCGTTTCGGCAGCCGCCAAACAAACGCCGCAGCCGGAAACGTTCGGCATCGTGGCTTTGGGAGACTCCGTTTCGGCAGGCTATGAACCGGGCATGACGATAAGCTCTACGCCCTACGGCTACGCGGAGCGGCTGCTGGAGCAGGCCTGGTTTCACGGCAAGCGGGCAGAGCTTGGCAATTACGGCATTCTCGGGCTGAAGACCGCAGGGCTTCGACAGCTTACGGCGGCGATCAAGGACGGCACGGCCATTACGGCCGACAGCATCCAGCCTGGCATCGCCGATCCGCGCCTGCCCTCGTTTGCAGCTAAGGCAGAGCAGACCAAGGCCGATATTGCCGCAGCGAAGCTGATAACCATCACGATCGGCGGCAATGATGTGAGCAGCCTGCTGCAGCAGGCCAAAGACTTGTCAGATGCCGATCTTCAGGCTCGCGTGCAAGAGCTGCTGGCAGCTTACACGGACAATGTCACGGCAGCGCTGGAGAACCTGCGGGCGATAAATCCGAATGCGACGATTATCATCGCCGACCAGTATCAGCCGGTTCCGCAGCTCTATGCCGGCCAGAGCTACGCGAAGCTGATGAGCGCCGCCGCAAGCTTTACGCAGGCTACCGACCGTCTGGCCGCAAGCGTGACGCTACCAGGCGCTCCCGTGCTGGTCGCCCATGCGGCCTCGCGGTTTGCGGGCCAGGAGGGATCGCTGACGCATATCATCGCTGACTCCGATTTCCATCCAACCCAGCTTGGCTACGAGACGATTGCCAAGGCGTTCACCGAAGAGGTCTGGGGCGACTACCGGGTGCCGGCCTCCTTCCTGACACCTTCCGCCTCGCAGCGGCCGATGACGATTGTCGTGAACAGCCAGGAGCTGAACACGCCGAACAAACCGGTCGTCCGCAGCGGCCAGAATTTCCTTGCGCTGGCGGATGTGCTCAAAGCGATGGGAGCAGGCGGAAAGTGGGACAACAAGACGTCCAGCGCGACCATTGTATACGGCGGACGGACGGTCGTCATTACGATCGGCTCCAAGACGATCCTGGCGGACGGCCGCAAGATCGTGATAGACACTCCGGCTTTTCTGCAAAAGAACGGCAAGGAAGCCAAGACCTATTTGCCACTGGCCGCCCTCGCCTCGGGTCTGGGCTTTGATGTGGAATACAGCGCGCAGCTGCGTACCGCTTTTATCAACCCTTAA
- a CDS encoding glutamate-1-semialdehyde 2,1-aminomutase yields the protein MNRSTSEQLYQEALKHIVGGVNSPSRSFKAVGGGAPVFMKRASGAHFWDEDGNRYIDYLAAFGPVITGFAHPHITAAITRAAENGVLYGTPTALEITLAKMVKEAIPSLDKVRFVNSGTEAVMSTIRVARAFTGRSKIIKFAGCYHGHSDLVLVAAGSGPSTLGIPDSAGIPVSIAHEVITVPFNSLNGLREALNRWGDDVAAVMVEPIVGNFGIVMPKPGFLEGMCKLAHDNGSLVIYDEVITNFRFHYGGAQNYAGLDNHEQIVPDLTAMGKIFGGGLPIGAYGGRKEIMDQVAPLGPAYQAGTMAGNPASISAGIACLEVLQGAGVYEEMERLAIRLTDGLKESADRHGIPLTINRIRGAFSTHFCDHPVTNYDEAQDTDGEAFASFFRHMLDRGINLAASKYEAWFLTTAHTDEDIDATLEAAEASFRAMKEER from the coding sequence ATGAATCGTTCCACCTCAGAACAGCTGTATCAAGAGGCTCTTAAGCATATCGTCGGAGGCGTCAACAGCCCCTCCCGTTCCTTTAAAGCCGTAGGCGGCGGAGCGCCCGTCTTCATGAAGCGCGCCTCGGGCGCCCACTTCTGGGACGAAGACGGCAACCGCTATATCGATTATCTGGCGGCCTTTGGCCCGGTCATTACCGGGTTCGCCCACCCGCATATTACGGCCGCGATCACAAGAGCCGCAGAGAACGGCGTGCTGTACGGCACCCCAACGGCGCTGGAGATTACCTTGGCCAAAATGGTCAAGGAAGCCATTCCGTCACTGGACAAGGTACGGTTCGTCAATTCCGGCACCGAGGCAGTCATGTCGACGATCCGGGTCGCCCGGGCGTTCACCGGCCGCAGCAAAATCATCAAGTTCGCCGGCTGCTACCACGGCCACTCCGACCTGGTGCTGGTTGCAGCGGGCTCCGGCCCGTCCACGCTGGGCATCCCGGACAGCGCCGGTATTCCGGTGAGCATCGCGCACGAGGTCATTACCGTGCCGTTCAACAGCCTGAACGGGCTGCGCGAGGCCCTGAACCGGTGGGGCGACGACGTCGCCGCCGTCATGGTCGAGCCGATCGTCGGCAATTTCGGCATAGTCATGCCGAAGCCCGGGTTCCTGGAGGGCATGTGCAAGCTGGCGCATGACAACGGCTCGCTCGTCATCTACGACGAGGTGATTACCAACTTCCGTTTCCACTACGGCGGCGCGCAGAATTACGCCGGACTGGATAATCACGAGCAGATCGTACCTGATCTGACGGCGATGGGCAAAATCTTCGGCGGTGGTCTGCCGATCGGCGCCTACGGCGGCCGCAAGGAGATTATGGATCAGGTCGCGCCGCTCGGACCGGCGTACCAGGCCGGCACGATGGCGGGCAACCCCGCATCCATCTCGGCTGGCATCGCCTGTCTGGAGGTACTCCAGGGAGCAGGCGTGTACGAGGAGATGGAGCGGCTGGCCATCCGGTTAACGGACGGACTGAAAGAGTCGGCGGATCGGCACGGCATTCCGCTGACGATCAACCGCATTCGCGGCGCCTTCTCGACCCACTTCTGCGATCATCCCGTGACCAACTACGACGAGGCCCAGGACACCGACGGCGAAGCGTTCGCCAGCTTCTTCCGCCATATGCTGGATCGGGGCATCAACCTGGCGGCCTCGAAGTATGAAGCGTGGTTCCTGACCACGGCTCACACCGACGAAGACATTGACGCTACGCTGGAAGCGGCAGAAGCCTCCTTCCGCGCCATGAAGGAAGAGCGATAA
- the bcp gene encoding thioredoxin-dependent thiol peroxidase, with product MEELTIGQEAPDFTLPASDGSEVSLSQYRGRKVLLYFYPKNMTPGCTQEACEFRDVNDRITAKGAVVLGVSPDSLQSHAKFIAKNELPFLLLSDEDHKVSEQYGVWQLKKLYGKEFMGIVRSTFLIDESGKITDMWKKVRVKGHAETVAARLDGE from the coding sequence ATGGAAGAACTAACCATCGGACAAGAGGCGCCTGATTTTACGCTGCCCGCTTCGGACGGAAGCGAGGTAAGCCTGAGCCAGTACAGAGGACGGAAGGTTTTGCTCTATTTTTATCCGAAAAATATGACCCCGGGCTGCACCCAGGAAGCCTGTGAATTCCGGGACGTCAATGACCGGATTACGGCAAAGGGCGCCGTCGTTCTCGGCGTGAGCCCGGACAGCCTTCAGTCGCACGCCAAGTTTATCGCGAAGAATGAACTGCCTTTTCTGCTTCTGTCCGACGAAGACCACAAAGTAAGCGAGCAGTATGGGGTATGGCAGCTCAAGAAGCTGTACGGCAAGGAATTTATGGGCATTGTGCGCTCCACCTTCCTGATCGACGAGTCGGGCAAGATAACGGATATGTGGAAAAAGGTGCGGGTAAAGGGGCATGCGGAGACGGTTGCGGCGCGCCTTGACGGAGAATAG
- a CDS encoding inositol monophosphatase family protein: protein MSSLNPNSRNEREPYVVSSKGYTAVAINAAAKAGEFIKSRQGTVKELGTKSSAQDLVTEVDKGAEQMIRRLVLTHYPDHAILGEEGVVPGADAVTAALEEAKENEFLWIVDPVDGTTNFVHGFPFYAVSIALAVRGELTVGVIYDPVRDEMFVAEKGKGAYVHGVKTAVSSETSLGDSLIALGFPPDRQVAQPANLAALQNILPKVRGIRAGGSAALHLAYVAAGRVSAYYEVGLSPWDCAAGVLLVKESGGQVTDTQGNPYHIGTRHVVASNGHIHEDIVSSLKEAGATGF, encoded by the coding sequence ATGAGTTCTTTAAATCCTAATAGCAGGAATGAGCGGGAGCCCTATGTCGTATCCAGCAAAGGTTACACAGCGGTAGCCATCAATGCGGCCGCCAAAGCCGGGGAGTTCATTAAGAGCAGACAGGGAACGGTTAAGGAGCTGGGAACGAAGTCATCGGCTCAGGATCTGGTAACGGAAGTGGACAAAGGCGCGGAGCAGATGATCCGCAGACTTGTGCTGACGCATTATCCCGATCACGCCATTCTGGGCGAAGAGGGAGTGGTGCCCGGTGCCGATGCCGTGACCGCCGCGCTGGAGGAAGCGAAAGAGAATGAGTTCCTCTGGATCGTCGATCCGGTGGACGGGACAACGAATTTTGTCCATGGCTTTCCTTTTTACGCGGTGTCGATTGCACTTGCCGTACGCGGTGAATTGACGGTCGGCGTCATTTACGACCCGGTGCGCGATGAGATGTTCGTGGCCGAAAAAGGCAAGGGCGCTTACGTTCATGGCGTCAAGACCGCCGTCTCTTCGGAAACTTCGCTTGGCGACAGCCTGATCGCGCTCGGCTTCCCGCCGGACCGGCAGGTTGCGCAGCCGGCCAATCTGGCCGCTCTGCAGAACATTCTGCCGAAGGTCCGGGGCATCCGCGCCGGAGGCTCCGCCGCCCTGCATCTGGCCTACGTGGCTGCGGGACGGGTCAGCGCCTACTATGAAGTCGGCCTGAGCCCTTGGGACTGTGCCGCAGGTGTGCTGCTGGTCAAGGAGTCCGGCGGACAGGTTACCGATACGCAGGGCAACCCGTACCATATCGGCACACGCCATGTCGTGGCCAGCAACGGGCATATCCATGAGGACATCGTATCTTCGCTGAAGGAAGCGGGAGCGACCGGATTCTAG
- a CDS encoding LCP family protein — MPPRSKRHAKKRKSRKPLLWSFSLLLLLLVGGAVYYFTSIYQGLDGLQKQGEQSPFNNVKTVDADTPEPPKWEGTEPVNILLMGVDARGVKKGEIPRSDTMLVVSLDPVNKKAHVFSILRDTYVPIPDHGEDRINTAIIYGPNTAMQTVSDLLGLPIQYYVYTDFQGFIKLIDAVGGIDYTVEKDMVYKTKADGPEYDIDLKKGYQHLDGNMALQYVRFRHDATSDFTRTQRQRAFLSAVADKLKSTTSLVKLPGILSQVSPYIDTNLSINDMWKLANVGYGSSVAGSEQIPPMNLLKEETIRGSSVLGVRDYDELKQFVQETMAKKEPVASLSPSSSPSATAGSDSSQ; from the coding sequence ATGCCGCCACGATCGAAACGACACGCAAAAAAGCGAAAGTCCAGGAAACCGTTGCTTTGGAGCTTCAGTCTCCTTCTCCTGCTCTTGGTCGGGGGAGCTGTGTATTACTTCACTTCCATCTATCAAGGCCTTGACGGCCTGCAGAAGCAGGGCGAACAATCCCCTTTTAATAATGTGAAAACGGTAGATGCCGACACCCCCGAACCCCCGAAATGGGAAGGTACAGAGCCGGTGAATATCCTGCTGATGGGCGTGGATGCGCGCGGCGTGAAAAAGGGTGAAATTCCGCGTTCCGACACAATGCTGGTCGTGTCCCTCGATCCGGTGAACAAGAAAGCCCACGTCTTCTCCATCCTTCGGGACACCTATGTGCCAATTCCCGATCACGGCGAGGACCGTATAAACACAGCGATCATTTACGGCCCCAACACGGCGATGCAGACGGTCAGCGATCTGCTAGGCCTTCCGATTCAATATTATGTCTACACTGACTTTCAAGGCTTTATCAAGCTGATTGATGCGGTGGGCGGCATTGATTATACAGTTGAGAAGGACATGGTCTACAAGACCAAGGCCGACGGCCCCGAATACGATATCGATCTCAAAAAAGGCTATCAGCACCTTGACGGCAACATGGCGCTGCAATATGTACGCTTCCGGCACGACGCCACTTCGGACTTTACGCGCACCCAGCGCCAGCGGGCCTTTCTGAGCGCCGTGGCGGACAAGCTCAAGAGCACCACATCGCTCGTTAAGCTTCCCGGCATTTTGTCGCAGGTCAGCCCCTATATCGACACGAATCTGTCCATCAACGATATGTGGAAGCTGGCGAACGTCGGTTATGGCAGCAGCGTGGCCGGCAGCGAGCAGATCCCGCCGATGAACCTCCTGAAAGAGGAGACCATCCGGGGCTCGTCCGTGCTGGGCGTCCGGGATTACGATGAACTGAAGCAGTTCGTGCAGGAAACGATGGCCAAGAAGGAACCTGTGGCCTCTCTGTCTCCATCTTCATCGCCTTCCGCCACGGCGGGAAGCGACAGCTCCCAGTAA
- the fabI gene encoding enoyl-ACP reductase FabI, whose protein sequence is MGELLTGKNIVVMGVANDRSIAWAIAKSLSEQGARLAFTYESERVEGRVRKLAETIPGSVILPCNVTVDEDIDKLAEELKENFGVLHGIVHSIAFAKGEDLEGRFAATSRSGFALAHDISAYSLVAVAQRLHPLMTEGGSIITMTYMGSERVMRNYNVMGVAKAALEASVRYLASDLGPDNIRVNAISAGPIRTLAAKGISDFNSILRVVEEKAPLRRGTDAAEVGDTAMFLISQLSRGITGEVIYVDGGYHIIGG, encoded by the coding sequence ATGGGAGAACTGCTGACCGGAAAAAATATTGTGGTGATGGGCGTGGCGAACGACCGCAGCATTGCCTGGGCGATTGCCAAGAGCCTGTCGGAACAGGGGGCGCGCCTGGCCTTTACATATGAAAGCGAACGTGTGGAGGGCCGGGTGCGCAAGCTGGCCGAGACCATCCCCGGTTCGGTCATTTTGCCGTGCAACGTGACGGTGGACGAGGATATCGACAAGCTGGCGGAGGAGCTGAAAGAGAACTTCGGCGTGCTGCACGGTATTGTGCACAGCATTGCCTTCGCCAAGGGAGAGGATCTGGAAGGCCGCTTTGCCGCCACTTCGCGTTCCGGCTTTGCGCTGGCGCATGACATCAGCGCGTATTCGCTGGTCGCTGTCGCCCAGCGGCTGCATCCCCTCATGACCGAGGGCGGGTCCATCATTACGATGACCTATATGGGCTCGGAGCGCGTGATGCGCAATTATAACGTCATGGGCGTAGCCAAAGCAGCGCTTGAAGCTTCGGTTCGCTATCTGGCAAGCGATCTTGGTCCGGACAACATCCGCGTGAACGCCATTTCCGCCGGACCGATCCGCACCCTGGCTGCCAAAGGCATCAGCGATTTCAACTCGATTCTGCGCGTCGTGGAAGAAAAAGCGCCGCTTCGCCGCGGCACCGATGCCGCTGAAGTCGGCGATACGGCAATGTTCCTGATAAGCCAGCTGTCGCGAGGGATTACCGGAGAAGTAATCTATGTCGACGGCGGGTACCACATCATCGGAGGTTAG
- the def gene encoding peptide deformylase — translation MDDIVREGHPALRIITEPVKLPLTEEDRETLLCMLQFLKNSQDEEMAARYKLRSGVGLSANQIGLNKRMFVMYSHDETGALIEHALVNPKIVSHSLAMIYLPDSEGCLSVDRPIQGFVPRYESVKVKAYDLAAGKEVQLRFKGYTSIIIQHEMDHLDGKMFYDRINKENPFKLPQGVPIRSLYDRDED, via the coding sequence ATGGATGATATTGTAAGAGAGGGGCATCCGGCGCTTCGCATCATCACGGAGCCGGTTAAGCTGCCTCTGACGGAGGAGGACCGCGAAACGCTGCTGTGCATGCTTCAGTTTCTGAAGAACAGCCAGGACGAGGAGATGGCCGCGAGGTATAAGCTGCGTTCCGGAGTGGGGCTGTCGGCCAATCAGATCGGACTGAACAAGCGGATGTTTGTTATGTATTCCCATGACGAGACCGGCGCGCTGATCGAGCATGCTCTGGTCAATCCCAAAATCGTCAGCCATTCCCTGGCGATGATCTATTTGCCGGATAGCGAGGGCTGCCTGTCGGTCGACCGGCCGATTCAGGGCTTTGTGCCGCGATATGAGTCGGTCAAAGTAAAAGCGTATGATCTGGCCGCGGGCAAAGAGGTCCAGCTTCGGTTCAAGGGCTATACTTCAATCATCATCCAGCATGAGATGGATCATCTGGACGGAAAGATGTTCTACGACCGGATCAATAAAGAGAATCCGTTCAAGCTTCCGCAGGGCGTACCGATCCGCAGCCTGTACGACCGGGATGAAGATTAA
- the uvsE gene encoding UV DNA damage repair endonuclease UvsE produces the protein MIVRFGYVAMSTVIKDCSPSKTMTMTSLRKLDDREAAVRRLESIARGNLYNTLRLLRHNRASDIKVYRLTSKLVPLATHPELRDWNPFAALGGDFAEVGQYIKENGIRVSFHPDHFTVLSTPRPEVLASSVRDLRHHTDMLSAMELPATAKNNIHIGGAYGDKPLAAARFAQNFRELAPELQERITLENDDKTFNAVETLEVCKTLGLPMVLDLHHQWVNNEGELPWELWPDISRTWQTPLAQKDAPSDRPLPPKIHVSSPRSPSDPRSHADNVDPAPLLAFLKRIAADTAAVDVMIEAKAKDGALFELMETLKGMEGAGSGITVLDGASIRIET, from the coding sequence ATGATCGTCCGCTTCGGTTATGTCGCAATGTCCACTGTGATCAAAGATTGTTCACCGTCCAAGACGATGACCATGACTTCGCTTCGCAAGCTGGACGACCGCGAGGCGGCGGTTCGCCGCCTTGAGTCGATCGCCAGGGGCAATTTGTATAACACGCTCAGGCTGCTGAGGCATAACCGGGCGTCGGATATCAAAGTATACCGGCTGACCTCGAAGCTGGTCCCTCTGGCCACGCATCCGGAGCTGCGGGATTGGAACCCTTTTGCCGCGCTGGGCGGTGATTTTGCCGAGGTTGGCCAATATATTAAAGAGAACGGGATACGGGTGTCCTTTCATCCCGATCATTTTACCGTTCTGAGTACGCCAAGGCCCGAGGTGCTGGCCAGTTCCGTCCGCGACCTCCGTCACCATACGGACATGCTGTCCGCAATGGAGCTTCCGGCTACGGCCAAGAACAATATTCATATCGGCGGCGCGTACGGGGATAAGCCCCTTGCGGCGGCCCGGTTCGCCCAGAACTTCCGGGAGCTTGCGCCGGAACTGCAGGAGCGCATTACCCTTGAGAACGACGATAAGACGTTCAACGCGGTAGAGACGCTGGAAGTCTGCAAGACGCTTGGTCTCCCGATGGTGCTCGATCTCCATCATCAATGGGTGAATAACGAGGGAGAGCTTCCCTGGGAGCTGTGGCCGGACATCAGCCGGACCTGGCAGACGCCGCTGGCTCAGAAGGATGCCCCAAGCGACCGGCCCCTTCCGCCCAAGATTCATGTCTCAAGCCCCCGCAGCCCGTCCGATCCCCGCAGCCATGCCGATAACGTGGACCCGGCGCCGCTGCTCGCTTTTCTGAAGCGGATTGCGGCGGATACGGCGGCGGTGGATGTCATGATCGAAGCCAAGGCGAAGGACGGCGCGCTGTTTGAGCTGATGGAGACGCTGAAAGGAATGGAAGGCGCAGGGAGCGGAATTACTGTGCTGGACGGAGCAAGCATTCGCATTGAGACCTAG